In a single window of the Anaerocolumna cellulosilytica genome:
- a CDS encoding type I polyketide synthase, whose product MKMEAYSEKNVEIESMLVTMLAELLSIDEKDMDENTDLREFGLDSVSLNEFTEMINGRLGIEIDATLLFEYSTMKMMSGYLKEKYVKLAQNEVKPSEERITPTPAIRQNRIEEPSNTVRELASLFAHNEPIEENAEEEVSLQGIAVIGMSGRLPQSDNINEFWEHLINGEDMVTEIPKDRFLWQEYYGDARNGNKSNNKNGGFLKDIKCFDAGFFNISPREAELMDPQQRILLEEVWRLFEDAGYKASEVAGSNTGVFIGAGNDDYNQLITGKGVSIDSYAATGTYFSIIANRISYLLNLHGPSTTVDTACSSSLVAIHQAVQAIGSGECDMAVAGGVNIICVPRPYLSFSHAGMLSPDGKCKSFDNAANGYVRAEGVGAILLKPLLKAIEDGNHIYGVIKGTAVNHCGLTNSLTAPSPAAQAEAIITALKRSKVSPDTISYIEAHGTGTSLGDPIEINGIKKAFEEAAKITGTRLKEKYCGIGSVKSNIGHLEIASGIAGVLKILLSMKHKRIPGNLHFHTMNERIHLEGSPFYIVDKNRPWEALTDDKNNVLPRRAGVSSFGFGGTNAHIILEEYQETRQTVETDFREFIIVLSAKTEERLMVYAQNLLDYLHEAKTEHLADIAYTLQTGREAMQDRLAIITESVSDLKVKLKLFLQGTENKAIFHANGKQSKKTIALFEGDEEFSETLRSWIKKGKLAKVLDLWVKGISVDWNSMYGKDKPGIVSMPTYPFAKESYWISGEKKKQGKELNKAVLHPLLHENTSDFMEQKFITVLKGTEFFLKAHVIENQRILPGVAYLEMALAAIKASTRNYQEGTVFQLSNILWAKPVIVSENPVSVKTALYLENDEQITYEVSGGDGSIHSAGIANILQFEEEISVNYHSPHANVSFSADSLHFGRIASFVDVQDTIKVCNAGEITGNVCYRAFEEIGFCYGKEQQGIEKLYIGDKQLLAQLMMPEDLKSTSSQYLLHPCIMDSAIQATMGLMMNDNKMEAYLPLALQKLMVINRNTDIKWAYIKDVSIEDVKNNIKKFDIVLCDKTGKVCIKMEGLALKKLDTNHFSRDKNTELLLFTPEWREVYLRDEVTLRDEVTCHYDNHLLIVCEMPNMKLEKATGGHHAAMPIKEIRLKRDEGSSNSLVDIGRRYNEYAGLVLEELKKTLSDKNSKNSLVQIILPKGDNEKLFAGFRGMLKTAEQENPKFTGQIIEVEPDEITSATYQKIIQDSNRPADKEISYQSGKRYVKGWRKLSSMTIDKKPWRDNGIYLITGGSGELGLLFALEIAKKADKPTIIITGRGSLHKEKADRIRKITSTGARIEYRQTDVTDPLQVKELIKETVQQYGTIHGILYCAGIKRDNYIYKKSREELQSVLEPKVNGLIFIDKETKEIRLDFLILFSSIAGSLGNTGQADYAAANAFMDEYAAYRNKLVKKNSRYGKTISINWPLWEEGGMHMKEEAKRQHKKRTGMEVLQTEIGIEAFYRIYELEQEQVMVAMGDEEKICEFVNQ is encoded by the coding sequence ATGAAAATGGAGGCTTATTCAGAAAAGAATGTAGAGATTGAAAGCATGCTTGTAACTATGCTTGCAGAATTGTTAAGCATAGATGAAAAAGATATGGATGAGAATACGGATTTAAGAGAATTTGGTTTAGATTCGGTATCACTAAATGAATTTACAGAAATGATTAACGGCAGACTGGGAATAGAAATTGATGCCACTTTACTGTTTGAATATTCAACGATGAAAATGATGAGTGGTTATTTAAAAGAGAAGTATGTAAAACTTGCTCAAAATGAGGTGAAACCATCAGAGGAAAGGATTACACCGACACCCGCTATCCGGCAGAATAGAATAGAAGAACCGAGTAATACAGTGAGAGAACTAGCCAGCTTATTTGCACACAATGAACCAATAGAAGAGAACGCAGAGGAAGAAGTATCCCTTCAAGGGATAGCAGTAATCGGCATGAGCGGACGACTTCCTCAGTCTGATAACATAAATGAATTTTGGGAGCACTTAATTAATGGGGAAGACATGGTAACGGAAATTCCTAAGGATCGTTTTCTTTGGCAGGAATATTATGGCGATGCCAGAAACGGCAATAAGTCAAATAATAAAAATGGCGGATTCCTAAAAGATATTAAGTGTTTTGATGCAGGATTCTTTAATATATCTCCAAGAGAAGCAGAATTAATGGATCCCCAGCAGCGGATTTTGTTAGAGGAGGTATGGCGGTTATTTGAAGATGCAGGCTATAAGGCTTCAGAAGTGGCAGGCTCTAATACTGGTGTATTTATCGGTGCCGGTAACGACGATTATAATCAATTAATTACCGGCAAGGGAGTTTCGATAGACAGTTATGCGGCAACCGGAACGTATTTTAGTATTATCGCAAACCGGATTTCTTATCTGCTAAACCTGCACGGTCCAAGCACTACAGTAGATACGGCCTGCTCCAGTTCGTTGGTTGCCATCCATCAGGCAGTACAAGCAATAGGAAGCGGAGAATGTGATATGGCGGTTGCAGGCGGAGTTAATATTATCTGTGTGCCAAGACCGTATCTGTCTTTTAGCCATGCCGGCATGCTTTCACCAGACGGGAAATGCAAGTCTTTTGATAATGCAGCCAACGGGTATGTCAGGGCAGAAGGAGTTGGTGCAATATTATTAAAGCCCCTATTAAAAGCCATTGAAGACGGGAATCATATATATGGCGTAATAAAAGGAACGGCTGTCAATCACTGTGGTCTGACAAATTCTTTAACGGCACCCAGTCCGGCAGCACAGGCAGAAGCAATTATAACAGCACTTAAAAGAAGCAAGGTATCACCGGATACTATATCCTATATAGAAGCTCATGGTACGGGTACTAGTCTGGGGGATCCAATTGAAATAAACGGAATTAAGAAGGCTTTTGAAGAGGCTGCAAAGATAACAGGAACTCGTTTAAAAGAAAAGTATTGCGGTATAGGATCTGTGAAATCAAATATCGGACATCTGGAAATCGCTTCCGGCATTGCCGGCGTGTTAAAGATACTTTTATCGATGAAACATAAACGAATTCCCGGTAATCTTCATTTTCATACAATGAATGAAAGAATACATTTGGAGGGAAGCCCGTTCTATATTGTTGATAAGAACAGGCCGTGGGAGGCATTAACAGATGATAAGAACAATGTGTTGCCCAGAAGAGCGGGGGTAAGCTCCTTTGGCTTTGGCGGTACCAATGCCCATATTATTTTGGAAGAATACCAGGAAACTAGGCAGACCGTAGAAACAGATTTTCGGGAATTCATTATTGTACTGTCAGCTAAAACAGAGGAACGGCTTATGGTTTATGCGCAGAATCTCCTTGACTATCTACATGAAGCGAAGACAGAGCACCTTGCAGACATTGCATATACCTTACAAACGGGGCGTGAAGCCATGCAGGATAGACTTGCCATTATAACCGAATCTGTTAGCGATTTAAAAGTAAAGCTTAAGCTATTCCTTCAAGGAACAGAGAATAAAGCAATCTTTCATGCAAATGGTAAGCAGAGTAAGAAAACCATAGCCTTGTTTGAAGGAGATGAGGAATTTTCTGAAACCTTACGAAGCTGGATAAAAAAGGGAAAACTAGCGAAGGTACTAGATTTATGGGTAAAAGGAATTAGTGTTGATTGGAATAGTATGTACGGCAAGGATAAGCCAGGGATTGTAAGTATGCCGACTTATCCTTTTGCGAAGGAATCTTATTGGATATCCGGAGAAAAAAAGAAGCAAGGAAAGGAGCTAAATAAAGCAGTATTACATCCTCTGCTCCATGAGAATACATCTGATTTTATGGAACAAAAATTTATAACAGTGTTAAAAGGAACGGAATTCTTTCTTAAGGCACATGTGATTGAAAACCAGAGAATTTTACCAGGAGTAGCCTATCTGGAAATGGCGTTGGCTGCTATAAAAGCTTCTACCCGTAATTATCAAGAAGGAACAGTATTCCAGTTAAGCAATATACTATGGGCAAAACCTGTAATCGTCAGTGAGAATCCGGTTTCTGTAAAAACCGCTCTATATTTGGAGAATGATGAACAGATTACCTATGAGGTCAGTGGAGGAGATGGAAGCATACATAGTGCAGGTATTGCTAATATTCTACAATTTGAGGAGGAGATAAGCGTAAACTATCATAGTCCACACGCTAATGTAAGCTTTAGTGCAGATTCGCTGCATTTCGGAAGAATAGCGAGTTTTGTGGATGTTCAGGATACAATAAAAGTATGTAATGCTGGTGAAATAACAGGAAATGTGTGTTACAGGGCATTTGAAGAGATAGGCTTTTGCTATGGAAAAGAACAGCAAGGGATTGAAAAACTTTATATCGGGGATAAACAATTACTTGCCCAATTAATGATGCCTGAGGATTTAAAGAGTACAAGCAGCCAGTATCTATTACACCCATGTATTATGGATTCTGCCATTCAGGCAACAATGGGACTCATGATGAATGACAATAAGATGGAAGCGTACCTGCCCCTTGCTTTGCAAAAGCTTATGGTAATCAACCGGAATACCGATATTAAGTGGGCGTATATTAAAGACGTATCTATTGAGGATGTGAAAAATAATATAAAGAAATTTGACATAGTACTTTGTGATAAAACAGGAAAAGTATGCATTAAAATGGAGGGACTTGCCTTAAAAAAGCTAGACACCAACCACTTTAGCAGGGATAAAAATACAGAGCTGCTTCTTTTTACACCAGAGTGGAGAGAGGTATACTTAAGAGATGAAGTAACCTTAAGAGATGAAGTAACCTGCCACTATGATAATCATCTTTTGATTGTATGTGAAATGCCCAATATGAAACTAGAAAAAGCTACAGGGGGGCATCATGCTGCCATGCCTATAAAGGAGATAAGACTTAAGAGGGATGAAGGAAGCAGTAACAGTCTAGTGGATATTGGAAGGCGGTATAATGAATATGCCGGTCTGGTTCTGGAGGAACTAAAGAAAACCTTGTCAGATAAAAACAGCAAAAATAGTCTTGTACAAATTATTCTGCCAAAGGGTGACAATGAAAAACTATTCGCAGGATTTAGGGGAATGTTAAAAACGGCTGAGCAAGAGAATCCTAAATTTACCGGTCAGATAATTGAGGTTGAACCGGATGAAATCACTTCTGCTACCTATCAGAAGATTATTCAGGATAGTAACCGTCCCGCGGATAAAGAAATCAGTTATCAGAGCGGCAAACGTTATGTGAAGGGATGGAGAAAGCTATCCTCTATGACTATAGATAAAAAACCATGGAGGGATAACGGTATCTATCTGATAACTGGCGGAAGTGGTGAATTGGGTTTGCTATTTGCTTTAGAAATTGCTAAGAAAGCGGACAAACCTACCATAATAATAACCGGTCGTGGTAGCCTTCATAAGGAAAAAGCAGATAGAATACGTAAAATAACAAGTACAGGGGCACGCATTGAATACAGGCAGACAGATGTTACAGATCCCCTGCAAGTTAAAGAGCTTATAAAGGAGACAGTACAACAATACGGAACGATTCACGGTATACTTTATTGTGCCGGTATTAAGCGGGACAATTATATCTATAAGAAAAGCAGGGAAGAGTTACAGAGTGTATTAGAGCCCAAAGTTAATGGTTTAATCTTCATAGATAAAGAAACGAAAGAGATCCGTTTAGATTTCTTAATCCTATTTTCTTCCATAGCCGGTTCTCTTGGCAATACCGGGCAAGCGGATTATGCTGCTGCGAATGCTTTTATGGATGAATATGCAGCCTATCGTAATAAATTAGTCAAAAAAAACAGCCGGTATGGAAAAACCATTTCTATAAACTGGCCCCTATGGGAAGAAGGAGGAATGCATATGAAGGAAGAAGCGAAAAGGCAGCATAAAAAACGAACCGGAATGGAAGTCTTACAAACTGAAATCGGAATAGAAGCATTCTATAGAATATATGAGCTTGAGCAGGAGCAAGTGATGGTTGCAATGGGAGATGAGGAAAAAATATGTGAATTTGTAAATCAATGA